The Desulfosporosinus acidiphilus SJ4 genome has a window encoding:
- a CDS encoding ABC transporter ATP-binding protein yields MSDLALVLQNVETFYGKIHALKGVSLEVPKGKIVTLLGSNGAGKTTTLKTISGLIQASAGKIEFYGRDIVKEKAHNIVSMGLIHVPEGRRIFKDLTVKENLELGGFTLKDDSLRRNRIEHVFEMFPRLKDRQKQIGGTLSGGEQQMLAIGRAMITDPKLLLLDEPSMGLAPLIVQDIMRIIKQLNAEGTTVLLVEQNAKIALKLADYGYVLETGELVMEGNSAELRKDERVTKAYLGE; encoded by the coding sequence ATGAGCGACTTAGCACTCGTCCTGCAAAATGTGGAAACCTTTTATGGCAAAATTCATGCCCTTAAAGGGGTTAGCTTAGAAGTACCCAAGGGGAAAATCGTGACACTGCTTGGCTCCAATGGTGCGGGAAAGACCACGACCTTAAAAACGATTTCGGGTCTGATTCAAGCGTCTGCGGGTAAGATTGAGTTTTACGGCCGGGATATTGTTAAAGAGAAAGCTCACAATATTGTCAGTATGGGATTAATCCATGTCCCTGAAGGACGGCGGATTTTTAAAGACTTAACTGTGAAAGAAAATCTTGAATTAGGGGGTTTTACCCTCAAAGATGATTCGTTGCGCCGCAATCGAATTGAGCATGTTTTTGAAATGTTTCCCCGCTTGAAAGACCGGCAAAAGCAAATCGGGGGAACCCTCTCAGGGGGCGAACAGCAAATGCTGGCTATAGGCCGCGCTATGATAACGGACCCGAAACTTCTTTTATTAGACGAGCCCTCCATGGGTCTTGCTCCTCTGATTGTCCAAGATATTATGAGAATTATTAAGCAGTTGAATGCTGAAGGTACAACAGTTTTGCTGGTGGAGCAAAATGCGAAGATCGCCTTAAAATTAGCGGATTACGGTTATGTTCTAGAGACCGGAGAGTTAGTCATGGAAGGGAATAGTGCGGAGCTCAGGAAAGATGAGAGAGTGACAAAGGCTTATCTTGGCGAATAG
- a CDS encoding formate C-acetyltransferase/glycerol dehydratase family glycyl radical enzyme, giving the protein MPQRAENSYMERVNRLKQRVLGTRPEMDLENARILTEGFRETEGQPLVLRKAKAFRRQCQEKTVKIWDDELIVGCSGSKMRGGILCADTCWSVLNEELETINDRRYDPFYLKPEDSRVFEEEIRPYWQGKSTYEEWLAQIPEDTRILRDHGVIYINRKAVRGWGETTAGYEWLIHEGVSGIQKRVEERKATLDITKPGDYEKDYYLSALLIVAEGLKTLGKRYAQEAERLAALEEHPQRKKELLEIAAVCRQVPANPARTFREALQSFYFYQTAIFMEQNAASYNPGRMDQYLWPYYQADLEAGRLTSEEAQELLDCLWVKFSEPCLFQDAVTAEFAAGYPMFQNVCVGGVDSSGRNAVNDLSYLILQATMDVQLYQPSLSVRYSLAKNPNSFLRKVVELISLGTGFPAFHNDDIGIRMLLNKGIPLKEAFNWNPCGCVETNLEGRLRQYTALADINLGSIAEFALLDGRNRKSGDYISERTGNPLNFKTFAEFLTAIKKQIDYATRAVVKGSHVIDEIGMHRPVPALSLTFKECIEQAKDYAWGGAKYNVGNGIILIGVADLINSLAAVRHIVYETKQATMEQLLKALDCDFAGYDDIRKLCLDSPKYGNDDPLVDDIAGEMFTYIADEIEKYSSKFGRMTPGILPVSGNTPFGLEVGALPSGRRAWKPLADGVSPSGGTDFNGPGSVLKSVANIPHDRFVQGTLLNMKVEPELLSTENGMIQMMALLKSMCSLGVFHVQFNVIDQEKLVQAQKNPEEYRGLLVRVAGYTAYFVELGKDVQDEIIGRTVQQGISVG; this is encoded by the coding sequence GTGCCACAAAGAGCCGAGAACAGCTACATGGAGCGCGTGAATCGCCTCAAGCAGAGAGTACTGGGAACTCGTCCCGAGATGGATCTGGAGAATGCCAGAATTCTTACCGAGGGCTTTCGGGAGACTGAAGGTCAGCCTCTCGTCCTGCGTAAAGCCAAGGCTTTTCGCAGACAGTGTCAGGAAAAGACCGTGAAGATTTGGGACGATGAGCTGATCGTGGGGTGTTCCGGAAGCAAGATGCGGGGGGGAATTCTATGCGCTGACACCTGCTGGTCGGTGCTCAATGAAGAATTGGAAACCATTAATGACCGCCGCTATGACCCTTTTTATTTAAAGCCGGAAGACAGCAGAGTTTTTGAAGAAGAGATCCGTCCTTACTGGCAAGGAAAATCCACCTATGAGGAGTGGTTAGCCCAGATTCCAGAGGACACCCGTATTCTGAGAGATCATGGGGTCATCTACATTAACCGCAAAGCAGTCCGTGGCTGGGGGGAAACTACGGCGGGTTATGAATGGCTGATCCACGAAGGTGTCAGCGGTATTCAAAAACGAGTGGAAGAGAGAAAAGCTACCTTAGATATTACCAAACCGGGAGATTATGAAAAAGATTACTATTTAAGCGCTCTCCTGATTGTCGCTGAAGGGTTAAAGACCTTAGGGAAACGCTATGCCCAGGAAGCAGAAAGACTGGCGGCATTAGAAGAACATCCGCAGAGGAAAAAGGAACTTCTGGAGATTGCTGCAGTTTGCCGTCAGGTGCCGGCTAATCCGGCACGGACCTTTCGCGAGGCTTTGCAGTCTTTTTATTTTTATCAAACGGCCATCTTTATGGAACAGAATGCAGCAAGCTATAATCCTGGACGTATGGATCAGTACCTTTGGCCCTACTATCAAGCCGACCTTGAAGCAGGGCGCCTAACATCCGAGGAGGCCCAGGAACTTTTAGACTGTCTGTGGGTTAAGTTCAGTGAACCCTGTCTCTTTCAGGATGCTGTTACGGCGGAATTTGCCGCCGGGTATCCCATGTTTCAAAATGTTTGTGTCGGTGGTGTAGACAGTTCCGGCAGGAACGCCGTTAATGATCTTTCCTATTTAATCCTGCAAGCGACTATGGACGTTCAGCTCTATCAGCCTTCCCTTTCAGTTCGCTATAGCCTGGCCAAGAATCCCAACTCCTTCTTGAGAAAAGTCGTAGAGCTCATTTCTCTCGGAACAGGATTCCCGGCCTTCCATAACGATGATATAGGGATTAGGATGCTCTTAAATAAAGGAATTCCCCTGAAAGAAGCCTTTAATTGGAATCCCTGCGGTTGTGTTGAGACGAATTTGGAGGGACGTCTGCGTCAATACACTGCTCTGGCGGATATTAATCTGGGGAGTATCGCGGAGTTCGCTCTTCTGGACGGAAGAAACAGGAAAAGCGGTGATTATATCTCCGAGCGAACAGGAAACCCCCTGAATTTTAAGACTTTTGCTGAGTTTCTGACTGCGATAAAGAAGCAGATTGATTATGCCACCCGGGCCGTGGTGAAAGGGAGTCATGTGATTGATGAAATCGGTATGCATCGTCCGGTTCCGGCTCTTTCCTTGACCTTTAAAGAATGTATCGAGCAGGCTAAAGATTATGCCTGGGGCGGAGCTAAATATAATGTGGGTAATGGAATTATTTTGATAGGGGTTGCCGATTTAATCAACAGTTTAGCTGCTGTGAGACATATTGTATATGAAACGAAACAAGCGACTATGGAACAGCTTCTTAAAGCTCTTGACTGTGACTTTGCAGGATATGATGATATCCGCAAGCTTTGCTTAGACTCACCTAAGTACGGCAACGATGATCCTCTGGTTGACGATATCGCGGGAGAAATGTTTACCTATATTGCCGATGAAATTGAGAAATACAGCAGTAAATTCGGACGCATGACACCGGGTATTCTCCCTGTGTCCGGCAATACTCCATTTGGTTTGGAAGTGGGTGCACTTCCCTCAGGCCGCCGGGCTTGGAAACCTCTGGCGGACGGGGTCAGTCCCAGCGGAGGAACAGACTTCAACGGTCCGGGATCGGTTTTGAAGTCTGTGGCTAATATTCCCCACGACCGGTTTGTTCAGGGAACTTTGCTGAATATGAAAGTTGAGCCGGAGCTATTATCTACAGAAAACGGCATGATTCAAATGATGGCTCTGCTTAAAAGCATGTGCAGTCTGGGAGTCTTCCATGTCCAATTCAATGTCATTGACCAGGAAAAATTAGTGCAGGCACAGAAAAATCCCGAAGAATACCGGGGCCTGCTCGTTCGGGTTGCCGGTTATACGGCCTATTTTGTGGAACTTGGCAAAGATGTTCAAGACGAGATTATTGGGCGTACCGTACAGCAGGGAATTTCGGTGGGATAA
- a CDS encoding ABC transporter ATP-binding protein, with the protein MPILEVKNLTLRFGGLTAVNNLSFDIEENSIMSLIGPNGAGKTSAFNCLTGFYKGSEGDILFQGRTIFRQKPYKITKMGMARTFQNLRLFKDMTVLENVMSGMHSRTSAGVLGAVLRLPSQRQEEKKIRQVSEECLDFVGILDKKDRLARNLAYGDQRRVEWARALATHPKLILLDEPAAGLNHDEKDQLVDLIHRIRKDLGITVLLIEHDMGLVMKVSEKIVVIDYGQKIAEGTSEEVKNNPRVIEAYLGKEDEE; encoded by the coding sequence ATGCCTATCTTAGAAGTGAAAAATTTAACTCTTCGTTTTGGCGGGTTAACAGCTGTCAATAACCTCAGCTTCGATATTGAAGAAAATTCGATCATGAGTCTCATCGGACCTAATGGGGCAGGCAAGACGTCAGCCTTTAACTGCCTGACAGGTTTTTATAAAGGCAGTGAAGGGGATATCCTGTTCCAGGGCCGAACTATTTTCCGGCAGAAGCCGTATAAAATTACGAAAATGGGAATGGCGCGAACCTTTCAGAATTTACGCTTATTCAAAGATATGACTGTTTTAGAAAATGTTATGTCAGGCATGCACAGCCGTACCTCTGCCGGGGTTCTGGGAGCCGTTTTAAGACTCCCGAGTCAGCGTCAGGAAGAAAAGAAAATACGGCAGGTGAGCGAAGAGTGCCTGGATTTTGTGGGCATCTTGGATAAGAAGGACCGTCTGGCCCGTAATCTGGCCTACGGTGACCAGCGCCGAGTGGAATGGGCCAGAGCATTGGCAACACACCCCAAACTTATTTTGCTGGATGAACCGGCCGCCGGGCTTAATCATGATGAAAAGGATCAGTTAGTAGACTTGATCCATCGTATTCGCAAAGATCTAGGAATCACAGTCTTGTTGATTGAGCATGATATGGGCCTGGTCATGAAAGTCTCGGAAAAAATCGTCGTTATTGATTATGGACAAAAAATTGCCGAAGGGACTTCGGAGGAAGTCAAAAATAATCCAAGAGTCATTGAAGCTTACTTGGGTAAGGAGGATGAGGAATGA